The following coding sequences lie in one Haematobia irritans isolate KBUSLIRL chromosome 3, ASM5000362v1, whole genome shotgun sequence genomic window:
- the Usp7 gene encoding ubiquitin-specific protease 7 — protein sequence MEIEPDQSMEAMDIQEIDPLPGAELQHQHLNKLHLPPSAGQLPNENGNVPPQQLLAETGSPYTNEQEMTAIEDGPKEDEFRSEATFSFTVEKIMQVKSQVLSPPVYVRMLPWKIMVIPNDRALGFFLQCNGENESSSWSCNAIAELRLKSHKPGAKPFSRMRIKHLFFAKENDYGYSNFITWQELQDPEKYFIHDGAITLEVFVHADAPHGVLWDSKKHTGCVGLKNQGATCYMNSLLQTLYFTNQLRSAVYKIPTEADDSTKSVGLSLQRVFHELQFSDKPVGTKKLTKSFGWETLDSFMQHDVQEFLRVLLDKLESKMKGTNLEGTIPGLFEGKMSSYIKCKNVDYNSTRYETFYDIQLNIKDKKDIYESFQDYITPETLDGDNKYDAGVHGLQEANKGVQFTSFPPVLHLHLMRFQYDPVTDSSIKYNDRFQFYEQINLDRFLEKEGETKAEYILHAVLVHSGDNHGGHYVVYINPKCDGKWLKFDDDVVCTCWKNEAIDMNYGGMDEEVSFHPKCSNAYMLVYIRKSEIDRVLSDIPEHEIPSELVERLDLEKRIEMAKRKERSEANLYVSIHVILEEYFEAQQKRRLFDLDKVHQRLFKMKQTQTIEEMMEQFVKSFCVPKERMRVWIMCATQTQKFLYFDFNRESARSIEQIASSQKPWVIFLELASPDNIGRPLPQFDPKKEVLIFFKYYDARNKRLNYIGCSQQPLGRCLSELIPDVNTHLGFDIDTELTVFDECNDRKITNLGETLETVLCLNPDNADRGCPQGYILIFEREHIDPKLELPTVIDYFSDLVYRVEITFCDKSNPNEPEIILELSNRYNYDQMAQAVAERLNTDPNKLQFFTCTGSYKDQPGTAIQYNQKGCLKDLLALASTKQSNPKKLFYQRLSLSIHELDNKKQFKCIWVSNDLKEEKELVLYPNKNDTVKGLLEEAAKKIQFSENSSKKLRLLKVNSHKIVMVVKEDIPLETLQKNTEPITPQSNQKTFRIEEVPLEDLQMAENEMLIPVAHYSKEIFSLFGVPFLIKARQGEPYGALKQRIQKRLNVPDKEWENYKFAVIGNNMPDVNDNTPIDLNVYRPWNGNTTFFGLDHINKSRKRTSLNFSEKAIKIYN from the exons ATGGAAATTGAACCGGATCAATCGATGGAAGCAATGGATATACAAGAAATCGATCCGTTACCTGGCGCTGAACTACAACATCAGCATCTTAACAAGCTCCACTTGCCCCCTTCGGCCGGCCAATTGCCAAATGAAAATGGCAATGTGCCGCCGCAACAGCTCTTAGCCGAGACGGGATCTCCCTATACTAACGAGCAGGAAATGACTGCTATAGAAGACGGACCTAAAGAAGATGAGTTTCGTTCCGAGGCGACATTCTCTTTTACCGTTGAGAAAATCATGCAAGTAAAATCACAAGTGTTATCTCCACCTGTCTATGTGCGCATGCTTCCATGGAAGATTATGGTTATACCCAATGATAGAGCATTGGGTTTCTTTCTTCAGTGCAATGGAGAAAATGAATCATCATCTTGGTCCTGTAATGCCATAGCGGAATTAAGGCTAAAAAGCCACAAGCCTGGCGCCAAACCATTTTCCCGCATGCGTATAAAGCACTTGTTCTTCGCAAAAGAAAATGACTACGGCTATTCGAACTTCATAACTTGGCAAGAACTCCAAGATCCCGAAAAGTATTTTATACACGATGGTGCAATTACTTTAGAAGTATTTGTGCATGCTGATGCGCCACACGGTGTATTGTGGGATTCGAAGAAACACACAGGTTGTGTTGGCCTTAAAAATCAGGGCGCAACTTGTTATATGAACTCACTACTtcaaactctctatttcacaaacCAGCTACGTAGCGCCGTCTACAAAATACCAACAGAAGCCGATGATAGCACAAAATCTGTAGGCCTTTCGCTACAACGCGTATTTCATGAATTACAGTTTAGTGATAAGCCAGTTGGTACGAAGAAGTTGACCAAATCTTTCGGTTGGGAGACGCTCGACTCATTCATGCAACATGATGTTCAGGAATTTCTTCGTGTTTTACTCGATAAACTAGAATCTAAAATGAAAGGTACTAACTTGGAGGGTACAATTCCTGGATTATTTGAGGGCAAAATGTCATCTTACATAAAGTGTAAGAATGTTGACTACAACAGCACACGCTATGAAACATTCTATGATATCCAAttgaatattaaggacaaaaaaGATATTTACGAATCATTTCAAGATTATATAACTCCAGAAACGTTGGATGGAGATAATAAGTACGATGCTGGTGTTCATGGTTTACAG GAAGCCAATAAAGGCGTTCAATTCACATCATTCCCGCCTGTATTACATTTGCATTTAATGCGTTTCCAATATGATCCAGTCACGGATAGCTCAATCAAATACAATGACCGCTTCCAATTTTATGAACAAATTAATTTAGATCGCTTCCTGGAGAAGGAGGGGGAAACCAAAGCTGAATATATTTTGCATGCTGTTCTCGTACATTCGGGTGATAATCATGGTGGTCATTATGTTGTGTACATAAATCCAAAATGTGACGGCAAATGGCTCAAGTTCGATGACGATGTCGTCTGTACTTGCTGGAAGAACGAAGCTATCGATATGAACTATGGTGGTATGGATGAAGAGGTATCTTTCCATCCTAAATGCAGCAATGCCTACATGTTGGTTTACATACGCAAATCAGAAATTGATCGTGTACTCAGCGATATACCTGAACATGAAATTCCCAGTGAGCTAGTGGAGCGTTTGGATTTAGAGAAAAGGATTGAAATGGCAAAGCGTAAGGAACGCAGTGAAGCCAATTTGTACGTATCGATACATGTCATATTGGAGGAATACTTTGAGGCCCAACAGAAACGACGCCTCTTCGATTTGGATAAAGTACATCAGCGATTGTTCAAAATGAAACAAACCCAGACTATAGAGGAAATGATGGAACAATTTGTAAAGTCATTTTGTGTACCTAAAGAACGTATGCGGGTGTGGATAATGTGTGCCACACAAACCCAGAAATTCCTTTACTTTGATTTCAATCGAGAAAGTGCTCGTTCAATCGAGCAAATAGCTAGTTCACAAAAACCATGGGTTATTTTCCTTGAACTGGCATCTCCAGATAACATTGGTAGACCATTGCCGCAATTCGATCCCAAGAAAGAAGTTCTAATCTTCTTCAAGTATTATGACGCCCGTAATAAACGCCTCAATTATATTGGCTGTTCACAACAACCATTGGGTCGCTGTTTGAGTGAATTAATACCTGATGTTAATACACACTTGGGCTTTGACATCGATACCGAACTTACTGTCTTTGATGAATGCAATGATAGGAAAATAACCAATTTAGGTGAAACTTTAGAGACAGTGCTGTGTTTGAATCCCGACAATGCCGATCGTGGTTGCCCTCAAGGTTACATTTTGATATTTGAGAGAGAACACATTGATCCAAAGCTAGAATTACCAACTGTAATAGATTACTTCAGTGACTTAGTTTACCGAGTGGAAATCACATTTTGTGACAAGAGTAATCCAAATGAACCGGAAATTATTTTGGAACTTTCGAATCGTTACAACTATGATCAGATGGCTCAAGCTGTAGCCGAACGTTTGAATACGGATCCTAACAAACTACAATTCTTTACTTGTACTGGCAGCTACAAGGACCAACCAGGCACAGCTATTCAATATAACCAAAAA GGTTGTCTCAAGGATCTGTTAGCATTGGCTTCTACCAAACAAAGCAATCCCAAAAAGCTTTTCTATCAAAGACTGTCGCTGAGCATCCACGAACTTGACAATAAGAAGCAATTCAAATGCATTTGGGTTTCAAACGATCTGAAAGAGGAAAAGGAATTGGTGTTGTATCCAAATAAAAACGACACTGTCAAAGGTTTATTGGAAGAAGCGGCCAAAAAGATACAATTTTCGGAAAACAGTTCAAAGAAACTTCGTTTGCTTAAAGTAAATAGTCATAAAATCGTTATGGTTGTCAAGGAAGATATACCACTCGAAACTCTTCAAAAGAACACTGAACCCATAACACCTCAGAGTAATCAAAAAACGTTCCGTATTGAAGAAGTGCCTCTTGAAGATCTACAAATGGCTGAAAATGAAATGCTTATTCCAGTCGCCCACTACAGCAAAGAAATCTTCAGTCTATTTGGTGTTCCATTTTTGATTAAGGCGCGGCAAGGCGAGCCCTATGGAGCTTTAAAGCAACGTATACAGAAACGTTTGAATGTACCCGACAAGGAATGGGAGAATTATAAATTTGCTGTCATTGGCAATAATATGCCCGATGTGAACGATAATACTCCCATAGATTTGAACGTGTATCGCCCCTGGAATGGTAATACCACATTCTTTGGCCTCGATCACATTAACAAATCTCGTAAGCGAACATCATTGAACTTTTCTGAGAAGGCCATTAagatttataattaa
- the Tango4 gene encoding transport and golgi organization 4, whose protein sequence is MEDVQRHSVHTLIFRSLKRTHDMFVSNQGNLPEIDEKLEAKRKSIKARDSYKLVFDRVAKAEQAKKHASGGTGAVGALQAPEQLLAITDGSVNNRDNQLALSDAINKTTETTPSNSLVSAPGMRSTGASNVQLIPKKAPTIPKPSWHAPWKLSRVISGHLGWVRCIAVEPGNEWFATGAGDRVIKIWDLASGKLKLSLTGHVSTVRGLAVSAKHPYLFSCGEDRQVKCWDLEYNKVIRHYHGHLSAVYSMALHPTIDILATSGRDSTARIWDMRTKANIHTLTGHTNTVASVVAQASNPQIITGSHDSTVRLWDLAAGKSVCTLTNHKKSVRSVVLHPTLYMFASASPDNIKQWRCPEGNFVQNISGHNAIVNCMAVNPDGVLVSGGDNGTMFFWDWRTGYNFQRFQAPVQPGSMDSEAGIFAMCFDQSGSRLITAEADKTIKIYKEDDEATEESHPVNWRPEILKRRKF, encoded by the coding sequence GGAAGCAAAGCGAAAATCCATTAAGGCTCGAGATAGTTACAAGCTTGTGTTTGATCGTGTGGCCAAGGCAGAACAAGCAAAAAAGCATGCCAGTGGTGGAACAGGAGCTGTTGGCGCTCTCCAAGCTCCCGAACAACTACTTGCAATAACTGACGGTTCAGTAAACAACAGAGACAATCAGTTGGCTCTTAGTGATGCGATCAACAAAACTACAGAAACAACTCCGAGCAATTCACTAGTTTCGGCGCCTGGTATGCGTTCTACAGGCGCCAGTAATGTtcaattaataccaaaaaaagCTCCTACTATACCAAAACCCTCATGGCATGCACCTTGGAAGTTATCCCGCGTTATATCTGGCCACTTGGGATGGGTACGGTGTATAGCAGTGGAGCCTGGTAATGAATGGTTCGCCACTGGAGCTGGTGATCGTGTCATTAAAATTTGGGACTTGGCAAGCGGCAAATTGAAGCTATCCCTAACTGGCCACGTAAGTACAGTTCGTGGTTTAGCTGTGAGTGCCAAACATCCGTATCTCTTCAGTTGTGGTGAAGATCGTCAGGTAAAATGTTGGGATTTAGAATACAATAAAGTGATACGGCACTACCATGGTCATTTATCTGCCGTCTACTCAATGGCATTACATCCCACAATTGACATTTTAGCGACATCGGGTCGCGATTCCACAGCACGCATATGGGATATGAGGACTAAAGCCAACATTCATACATTGACTGGCCACACTAATACTGTTGCCAGTGTTGTAGCTCAGGCAAGCAATCCTCAAATTATCACTGGCTCTCATGATTCAACGGTACGACTATGGGATTTGGCCGCGGGTAAAAGCGTATGTACTCTAACAAACCACAAAAAGTCCGTAAGGAGTGTTGTTTTGCATCCAACATTGTATATGTTTGCGTCTGCATCGCCCGATAACATCAAACAGTGGCGCTGTCCCGAGGGCAACTTTGTACAAAATATATCCGGCCACAACGCTATTGTAAATTGTATGGCAGTTAATCCGGATGGGGTTTTGGTGTCTGGAGGTGACAATGGTACAATGTTCTTCTGGGATTGGCGCACAGGTTACAATTTTCAACGTTTCCAGGCACCTGTTCAGCCTGGCTCGATGGATAGTGAAGCTGGTATTTTCGCAATGTGCTTTGACCAATCCGGTTCACGGTTAATAACTGCCGAAGCCGATAAAACGATTAAAATCTACAAAGAAGATGACGAGGCTACAGAAGAATCACATCCCGTAAATTGGAGGCCGGAGATATTAAAAAGAcgtaaattttaa